In the genome of Rhodoplanes sp. Z2-YC6860, one region contains:
- a CDS encoding virginiamycin B lyase family protein, which translates to MRRMPLFAGFSLLATILLSTTALAQNAALSGNVSSDEEGAMEGVLVSAKKSGSNITVTVVTDRAGHFSFPAGRIEPGEYGLRIRAIGYDLDTPKTIQVAAQGTTQNLKLRKTEDLASQMSNAEWINSISGNDPRKGILLNCVGCHTVERIFRSKHDAEEFLEITLPRMQSYVNQSIPQHFQVRRAERMMEERGDSRVQVYKTTAEYLASINLSSRPQWNFQLEPMPRPGGRATHVIYTEYDLPRDTIEPHDVIVDKDGFAWYSNFGEQNLGKVDPKTGKVTEYQVPEHKPGFPTGFLALRTDRDGDLWLGNMYQATITKFDRKTEKFSYWQLPKEQNVDAAQLNMVSPQSSHVDGKVWAQNNGFAGVHRLDVASGKIETWEPFKGAKEPHNIYDVIPDSKNNVYFTDFRLRHIGRIDAKTGEFKLFEVPTAASAPRRGQMDSQDRLWFAQYRGDRVAMFDTKTEEFKEWRIPPRWSAPYDAVLDKNDEVWTGSMLTDQVTRLNTKTNEMVQYLLPRSTNIRRVFVDNTTTPVTFWVGSNHGASIVKVEPLD; encoded by the coding sequence ATGCGACGCATGCCGCTGTTCGCGGGCTTTAGCTTGCTTGCCACCATTCTGCTTTCGACGACTGCGCTAGCGCAAAACGCCGCGCTCTCCGGCAATGTCTCCTCTGACGAAGAAGGCGCGATGGAAGGCGTTCTGGTGAGCGCCAAGAAGAGCGGCTCCAACATCACGGTCACGGTCGTCACCGACCGCGCCGGTCACTTCAGCTTCCCGGCGGGTCGGATCGAACCCGGCGAATACGGGCTGCGCATCCGCGCGATCGGCTACGACCTCGATACGCCAAAGACCATCCAGGTTGCGGCGCAGGGTACGACGCAGAACCTCAAGCTCCGCAAGACCGAAGACCTCGCGTCGCAGATGTCCAACGCCGAATGGATCAACAGCATCTCCGGCAACGATCCGCGCAAGGGCATCCTGCTCAATTGCGTCGGCTGCCACACCGTGGAGCGCATCTTCCGCTCCAAGCACGATGCCGAGGAATTCCTCGAGATCACGCTGCCGCGGATGCAGAGCTACGTGAACCAGAGCATCCCGCAGCACTTCCAGGTCCGCCGCGCCGAACGGATGATGGAGGAGCGCGGCGATTCCCGCGTGCAGGTCTACAAGACCACCGCCGAGTATCTCGCCAGCATCAATCTCAGCTCGCGTCCGCAGTGGAATTTCCAGCTCGAACCGATGCCGCGGCCGGGCGGCCGCGCGACGCACGTGATCTACACCGAATACGATCTGCCGCGCGACACCATCGAGCCGCACGACGTGATCGTCGATAAGGACGGCTTCGCCTGGTACTCGAATTTCGGCGAGCAGAACCTCGGCAAGGTCGATCCCAAGACCGGCAAGGTCACCGAATATCAGGTGCCCGAGCACAAGCCGGGATTCCCGACCGGCTTCCTCGCGCTGCGCACCGATCGTGACGGCGATCTGTGGCTCGGCAACATGTACCAGGCCACGATCACCAAGTTCGATCGGAAGACCGAGAAGTTCTCCTATTGGCAGTTGCCGAAGGAGCAGAACGTCGATGCGGCGCAGCTCAACATGGTGAGCCCGCAAAGCTCCCACGTCGACGGCAAGGTCTGGGCGCAGAACAACGGCTTCGCCGGTGTGCACCGTCTCGATGTTGCCAGCGGCAAGATCGAGACCTGGGAGCCGTTCAAGGGCGCCAAGGAACCGCACAACATCTATGACGTGATCCCCGACTCCAAGAACAATGTCTACTTCACCGACTTCCGGCTGCGCCACATCGGCCGGATCGATGCCAAGACCGGCGAGTTCAAGCTGTTCGAGGTGCCGACCGCGGCATCGGCGCCGCGCCGCGGCCAGATGGACTCGCAGGACCGGCTGTGGTTTGCGCAGTATCGCGGCGACCGGGTCGCGATGTTCGACACCAAGACCGAGGAGTTCAAGGAGTGGCGCATCCCGCCACGCTGGTCGGCGCCCTACGACGCCGTCCTCGACAAGAACGACGAGGTCTGGACCGGCTCGATGCTGACCGACCAGGTCACGCGGCTCAACACCAAGACCAACGAGATGGTGCAGTATTTGCTGCCCCGCTCCACCAACATCCGCCGCGTGTTCGTCGACAACACAACCACGCCGGTGACGTTCTGGGTCGGCTCCAACCACGGCGCCTCCATCGTAAAAGTCGAACCGCTCGATTAG
- a CDS encoding virginiamycin B lyase family protein produces MATKHLALIAGALALAVSTGTARAEGLAGTVSSAQEGLMEGVVVSAKKVGSTITTSVATDDKGRFSFPAGRLEPGQYALSIRAIGYDLEGPRSADVATGKTESVEIKLAPTRNLAKQMSNAEWLASFPGTDNEKKALLNCVSCHDLDRIVRSQYDGEQFVDIFNRMVGYYPGSTPQHPQRLVGNAQRTLGQGPNMRTVAEYLASVNLSKETWSYPLKTLPRLTGRSNRFIITEYALPRPLIQPHDVILDEQGTVWFTHFAEQFLGRMDPKTGKVSEYPIPVLKPGYPTGTLDLGIDKAGNLWIGMMYQGGVARFDKKTETFKTWSIPKEWQADATQSGHLEPAFTHVDGKVWVKNSDGSQILRLDVESGQWENVGSFSAGGKRMGVYGIRADSRNNLYLLDFQSSAIGIIDAKTGKFTAYSGEIANSRPRRGAVDEQDRLWYAEYAGNAIGMFDPKTKAIKEWVVPTPWAQPYDVVTDKNGEAWTGSMMSDRVSRLDPKTGQYVEYQLPKTTNIRRVFVDNSTTPVTFWTGSNHGAAIIKLEPLD; encoded by the coding sequence ATGGCGACCAAGCATCTTGCGCTGATCGCGGGCGCGCTGGCGCTTGCCGTTTCAACCGGAACGGCCCGTGCCGAAGGGCTCGCGGGCACAGTGTCGTCGGCCCAGGAAGGCCTGATGGAAGGCGTTGTGGTCAGCGCGAAGAAAGTCGGCTCGACCATCACGACAAGCGTTGCGACCGACGACAAAGGCCGCTTCAGCTTCCCGGCCGGGCGACTCGAGCCCGGCCAGTATGCGCTCAGCATCCGCGCCATCGGCTACGACCTCGAAGGCCCGCGCAGCGCTGACGTCGCGACCGGCAAGACCGAGAGCGTCGAGATCAAGCTTGCGCCGACCAGGAATCTTGCCAAGCAGATGTCGAACGCCGAGTGGCTCGCGAGCTTTCCCGGCACCGACAACGAGAAGAAAGCACTGCTCAACTGCGTGAGCTGTCACGATCTCGATCGCATCGTGCGCTCGCAATATGACGGCGAGCAGTTCGTCGACATCTTCAACCGCATGGTCGGCTACTATCCGGGCAGCACGCCGCAGCACCCGCAGCGTCTCGTCGGCAACGCCCAGCGCACGCTCGGCCAAGGCCCGAACATGCGGACGGTGGCGGAATATCTCGCCTCGGTGAATCTCAGCAAGGAGACCTGGAGCTATCCGCTGAAGACGCTGCCGCGGCTCACCGGGCGCTCCAACCGCTTCATCATCACCGAATACGCCCTGCCCCGTCCGCTCATACAACCGCATGATGTGATCCTCGACGAGCAAGGCACCGTCTGGTTCACGCATTTCGCCGAGCAGTTCCTCGGCAGGATGGACCCGAAGACCGGCAAGGTTTCGGAGTATCCGATTCCGGTGCTGAAGCCCGGCTATCCGACCGGCACGCTCGATCTCGGTATCGACAAGGCCGGCAATCTCTGGATCGGCATGATGTACCAGGGCGGCGTCGCGCGCTTCGACAAGAAGACCGAGACGTTCAAGACCTGGTCGATCCCGAAGGAATGGCAGGCCGATGCCACGCAGTCCGGCCATCTCGAACCGGCCTTCACGCACGTCGACGGCAAGGTCTGGGTCAAGAACTCCGACGGCTCGCAGATCCTGCGGCTCGATGTCGAGAGCGGCCAGTGGGAAAATGTCGGCTCGTTCAGTGCGGGCGGCAAGCGCATGGGCGTCTACGGCATCCGCGCCGACAGCCGGAACAATCTCTATCTGCTCGACTTCCAATCGTCGGCGATAGGCATCATTGATGCCAAGACCGGCAAATTTACCGCCTATAGCGGCGAGATCGCGAACTCGCGGCCGCGTCGCGGCGCGGTCGATGAGCAAGACCGGCTCTGGTACGCCGAATATGCCGGCAATGCGATCGGCATGTTCGATCCCAAGACCAAAGCGATCAAGGAATGGGTCGTGCCGACGCCCTGGGCGCAGCCCTATGACGTCGTCACCGACAAGAACGGCGAGGCCTGGACCGGCTCGATGATGAGCGACCGCGTGTCGCGGCTCGATCCGAAGACCGGGCAATATGTCGAGTATCAGTTGCCCAAAACCACGAACATCCGCCGCGTGTTCGTCGACAACTCGACCACGCCGGTGACGTTCTGGACCGGCTCCAACCACGGTGCAGCGATCATCAAGCTCGAACCGCTGGATTGA
- a CDS encoding Bug family tripartite tricarboxylate transporter substrate binding protein has product MMGRLGGALVGAMVAIAATVAGAQAQDAAAGFPNKPVRVIVPFAAGGGNDIFARLVGNKVSEILGQPVINENKPGAGGRIAAEYVMNQPHDGYTLFIGASGVMSIAAAAYPNLSYHPTKTFIPLTMIANFPLILVVPPDHPAKNVKELVEWAKQHPDKANYASTSPAFTTASELLKLKSGMPGQMIPYKSSNEMILSVIQGQTLFAISDGPPAIPQIKAGKVRALAVTDSVRSEEVPDVPSMKEAGFPEVNIKLFSGYFVSKGTPPEIVAKLEAALRKAVTDPDVSSKLKGMAVTPGGQPGSEFSAMIDSDIKMISEVIKAANLKFEN; this is encoded by the coding sequence ATGATGGGCAGACTGGGCGGCGCGCTGGTTGGCGCGATGGTCGCGATTGCGGCCACGGTTGCGGGGGCGCAGGCCCAGGACGCAGCAGCGGGTTTTCCAAACAAGCCGGTCCGGGTGATCGTGCCGTTCGCGGCAGGCGGCGGAAACGACATCTTCGCGCGGCTGGTCGGTAACAAGGTTTCCGAAATTCTCGGCCAGCCGGTGATCAACGAGAACAAGCCGGGCGCAGGCGGCCGCATCGCCGCCGAATACGTCATGAACCAGCCCCATGATGGCTACACGCTGTTCATCGGCGCGAGCGGCGTGATGTCGATCGCGGCCGCGGCCTATCCGAACCTGTCATACCATCCGACGAAAACCTTCATCCCGCTGACGATGATCGCGAACTTTCCATTGATCCTCGTGGTGCCGCCCGACCATCCGGCGAAGAACGTCAAGGAATTGGTCGAGTGGGCGAAGCAGCATCCCGACAAGGCGAACTATGCTTCGACCTCGCCGGCCTTCACCACCGCGAGCGAGCTTTTGAAACTCAAGAGCGGCATGCCGGGGCAGATGATCCCCTACAAGAGCAGCAACGAGATGATCCTGAGCGTCATCCAGGGGCAGACGCTGTTTGCGATCTCCGACGGGCCGCCGGCCATTCCGCAGATCAAGGCCGGGAAGGTCCGCGCGCTCGCCGTCACCGACTCCGTTCGATCGGAGGAGGTGCCCGACGTGCCGAGCATGAAGGAAGCGGGCTTTCCCGAGGTCAACATCAAGCTGTTCAGCGGCTACTTCGTTTCGAAGGGCACGCCGCCGGAGATCGTCGCCAAGCTCGAAGCGGCATTGCGCAAGGCTGTGACCGATCCTGATGTCAGTTCGAAGCTCAAGGGCATGGCGGTGACGCCGGGCGGTCAGCCGGGCTCGGAATTCAGCGCCATGATCGACAGCGACATCAAGATGATCTCCGAGGTGATCAAGGCGGCGAACTTGAAGTTCGAGAACTGA
- a CDS encoding DEAD/DEAH box helicase, giving the protein MPFSKLGLSDKVLAAVTAAGYPAPTPIQEQAIPHVLARRDVLGIAQTGTGKTAAFTLPMLTMLEQGRARARMPRTLILEPTRELAAQVEDSFDKYGKNHKLNVALIIGGVSFDDQDMKLMRGVDVLIATPGRLLDHFERGRLLLTGVELLVIDEADRMLDMGFIPDIERICKLVPFTRQTLFFTATMPNEIRRITEQFLHNPVKVEVARPATTATNITQKLVKAGRESHEKRDILRRMIRSADNFKNAIIFCNRKREVAQLHRSLVRHGFNAAALHGDLDQSARTAALDSFRNGSVALLIASDVAARGLDIPDVSHVFNFDVPHHADDYVHRIGRTGRAGKTGTAITIVAPADSKSIAEIEKLIGQSIAWADAPAGASSDAADAPAEARHNRDENRGSRHRSQRGRIGRNKHQDKHQEARPSHNGHRQSGRDETPRPESGPPAPVVARLEDARHRQQPRPAQAEPAEHADTSHLPAFLLRPIRRKA; this is encoded by the coding sequence ATGCCCTTTTCCAAGCTCGGCTTGTCCGACAAGGTTCTCGCCGCCGTTACTGCGGCCGGTTATCCAGCCCCGACCCCGATCCAAGAACAAGCGATCCCACACGTGCTCGCCCGGCGAGACGTTCTCGGCATCGCGCAGACCGGCACCGGCAAGACCGCTGCCTTCACGCTGCCGATGCTCACCATGCTCGAACAGGGCCGCGCGCGGGCACGCATGCCGCGCACGCTGATCCTCGAGCCAACCCGCGAGCTCGCCGCGCAGGTGGAGGACAGCTTCGACAAGTACGGCAAGAACCATAAGCTGAATGTCGCCCTCATCATTGGGGGCGTTTCTTTTGATGACCAGGACATGAAGCTGATGCGCGGCGTCGACGTGCTGATCGCGACGCCGGGCCGGCTGCTCGATCATTTCGAGCGCGGACGCCTCCTGCTCACCGGCGTCGAGCTGCTCGTCATCGACGAAGCCGATCGCATGCTCGACATGGGCTTCATTCCGGATATCGAGCGCATCTGCAAGCTCGTGCCGTTCACCCGCCAGACGCTGTTCTTCACTGCCACGATGCCCAACGAGATCCGGCGCATCACCGAGCAGTTCCTGCACAATCCGGTGAAGGTCGAAGTCGCGCGGCCCGCCACCACCGCCACCAACATCACGCAGAAACTCGTCAAAGCCGGCCGCGAGTCCCACGAAAAGCGCGACATTCTGCGCCGCATGATCCGCTCCGCGGACAACTTCAAGAACGCCATCATCTTCTGCAACAGAAAGCGCGAGGTCGCGCAGCTGCACCGCTCGCTGGTGCGTCACGGCTTCAACGCCGCGGCATTGCATGGTGACCTGGATCAATCGGCGCGAACCGCGGCTCTCGACTCCTTCCGTAACGGCAGCGTGGCCCTGCTGATCGCCTCCGACGTTGCGGCCCGCGGGCTCGACATTCCGGACGTCAGCCACGTGTTCAATTTCGACGTACCGCATCATGCGGACGACTACGTTCATCGCATCGGCCGCACCGGCCGCGCGGGCAAGACTGGCACTGCCATCACCATCGTGGCGCCGGCCGATAGCAAGTCGATCGCCGAGATCGAGAAGCTCATCGGCCAAAGCATCGCCTGGGCCGATGCGCCGGCGGGCGCTTCGTCTGATGCGGCGGATGCGCCGGCAGAAGCACGCCACAATCGCGACGAGAACCGCGGCTCACGGCATCGCAGCCAGCGTGGCCGCATTGGCCGAAACAAGCATCAAGACAAGCATCAAGAAGCGCGCCCGTCCCACAACGGCCATCGCCAATCCGGCCGCGATGAGACGCCACGGCCCGAGTCCGGCCCCCCGGCGCCGGTCGTCGCACGGCTGGAGGACGCCCGGCATCGCCAGCAGCCCCGTCCGGCACAAGCCGAGCCGGCCGAGCACGCGGACACGTCCCACCTGCCGGCCTTCCTGCTGCGGCCAATTCGCCGAAAAGCCTAG
- a CDS encoding GGDEF domain-containing protein, with product MSESAGEHERTLAFAEIALGQIKALRQASTPRNYEVWYTYATGYNSALNQTINELLAQNGTLTDADLDHIYATFISSTRFGEKIDNVGARVMDEIDQVMAMIDAAAGSASTYSANLNNVTHELIATKDRDGLRQIVESLVATANEMKHNNEALEQRLTASKEEINQLQEHLAVVRTESLTDPLTSLANRKHFDERLAHAIEEATERSEALSLVMTDIDHFKAFNDTWGHLTGDQVLRLVAMSLKQNVKGQDTAARYGGEEFGVILPNTVLRAALTVADHVRRAVMSKELMKRSTGQNLGRVTISLGVATLHKGDTVQSLIARADACLYAAKRNGRNRVICETDPEFSTDSAQFKVA from the coding sequence ATGTCGGAGTCTGCCGGAGAACACGAACGCACGCTCGCGTTCGCTGAAATCGCTCTTGGCCAGATCAAGGCGCTGCGTCAGGCGTCGACCCCCCGCAATTACGAAGTCTGGTACACCTACGCGACGGGCTACAACTCCGCGCTCAATCAGACCATCAACGAGTTGCTCGCCCAGAACGGCACGCTGACCGACGCCGATCTCGACCATATCTACGCGACCTTCATCTCATCGACCCGCTTCGGCGAGAAGATCGACAATGTCGGCGCTCGCGTCATGGATGAGATCGATCAGGTCATGGCGATGATCGACGCCGCGGCGGGCTCGGCCAGCACCTACAGCGCGAACCTGAACAACGTCACCCACGAACTCATCGCCACCAAAGACCGTGACGGTCTGCGCCAGATCGTCGAGAGCCTGGTCGCGACTGCCAACGAGATGAAGCACAACAACGAGGCATTGGAGCAGCGCCTCACCGCTTCAAAGGAAGAGATCAACCAGCTTCAAGAACACCTCGCGGTGGTGCGCACCGAGAGCCTGACCGATCCGCTGACCAGCCTCGCCAACCGCAAGCACTTCGACGAACGCCTCGCGCACGCGATTGAGGAAGCGACCGAGCGCAGCGAGGCGCTGTCGCTGGTGATGACCGACATCGACCACTTCAAGGCGTTCAACGACACCTGGGGCCATCTCACCGGCGATCAGGTGCTGCGCCTCGTCGCGATGTCGCTGAAGCAGAACGTCAAAGGCCAGGACACTGCGGCGCGCTACGGCGGCGAGGAATTCGGCGTGATCCTGCCGAACACCGTGTTGCGCGCGGCGCTCACCGTCGCCGACCATGTCCGCCGCGCCGTGATGTCGAAGGAACTGATGAAACGCTCGACCGGCCAGAACCTCGGCCGGGTCACGATCTCGCTCGGCGTCGCCACGCTGCACAAGGGCGACACCGTGCAGAGCCTGATCGCGCGCGCCGACGCCTGTCTCTACGCGGCCAAGCGCAACGGCCGCAACCGGGTGATCTGCGAGACCGATCCGGAATTCTCGACGGATTCCGCCCAGTTCAAGGTCGCCTGA
- a CDS encoding TMEM175 family protein — MHAKRSPERLSIFSDGVFAVLITVLVLELRPPELPTFVDLLSHWPSWLGYAVSYVFIAIVWANHHHLMHYAAEATPRLMWFNFAHLFSVSLLPLSTAWMAVSKLAPQPVAFYAAVFFLVNATYICLIWELVERRPVEEVTLKERRIMRFRAIITLCVFGAAAAVAMKYPLVGLGMCCCCLAVYLKPEAPGVQEQGAEEPSAAA; from the coding sequence TTGCACGCGAAAAGGAGCCCGGAGCGGCTGAGCATATTTTCCGACGGAGTGTTCGCGGTCCTGATCACGGTGCTGGTTCTAGAGTTGCGGCCTCCGGAACTGCCTACGTTTGTAGACCTCCTTTCACACTGGCCCTCCTGGCTCGGCTATGCGGTGAGCTACGTGTTCATTGCGATCGTCTGGGCCAACCACCACCATCTCATGCACTATGCCGCCGAAGCCACGCCGCGGCTGATGTGGTTCAACTTCGCGCACCTGTTTTCCGTGTCACTGCTTCCACTGTCGACGGCTTGGATGGCCGTGAGCAAGCTGGCGCCGCAGCCGGTGGCCTTCTATGCCGCGGTCTTCTTCCTCGTGAATGCGACCTACATCTGTTTGATCTGGGAATTGGTCGAGCGGAGGCCGGTCGAAGAGGTTACGCTCAAAGAGCGCAGGATCATGCGCTTCCGCGCGATTATCACGTTGTGCGTGTTTGGTGCCGCAGCGGCTGTCGCGATGAAGTATCCGCTGGTCGGGCTTGGAATGTGCTGCTGTTGCCTGGCCGTCTATCTGAAGCCCGAAGCGCCGGGAGTTCAGGAGCAGGGGGCTGAAGAGCCAAGTGCGGCAGCGTAG
- a CDS encoding SDR family oxidoreductase codes for MSKSVAIVTGASSGIGKATALRLARDFGAIVLVARSGEKLAMAGREVQAIGAESLALEVDLMALGAADVVVAGTLARFGRIDALINVAGAVAGLDVFQMSDEQWNAGMELKFHGARRLTIRAWDALMQAKGAVVFISGNAAVIPKAGAAAVGAINAAIEALAKAFAERGIEDGVQVNSVSPGAIMTGRRLAMLEKAAAARKITLDDAKQHFLKQVGISRFGEAGEIADVMAFAVSPQARWMTGTVLRMDGGEVKSV; via the coding sequence ATGTCGAAATCCGTCGCGATCGTCACCGGCGCGAGCTCGGGTATCGGAAAGGCGACGGCGTTGCGGCTGGCGCGCGACTTCGGCGCCATTGTCCTTGTCGCCCGCAGCGGCGAGAAGCTGGCCATGGCTGGCCGGGAGGTCCAAGCGATCGGCGCCGAATCTCTCGCGCTCGAGGTCGACCTGATGGCACTAGGCGCGGCCGATGTCGTGGTTGCCGGCACGCTCGCGCGCTTTGGCCGCATCGACGCGCTGATCAATGTCGCCGGCGCCGTTGCCGGGCTCGACGTGTTTCAGATGAGCGATGAACAGTGGAATGCCGGCATGGAGCTCAAATTTCACGGCGCGCGCCGGCTGACCATTCGCGCCTGGGACGCGCTGATGCAGGCGAAGGGTGCCGTTGTGTTCATTTCAGGCAATGCGGCCGTCATTCCGAAGGCGGGTGCGGCGGCGGTTGGCGCGATCAACGCGGCCATCGAGGCGCTGGCCAAGGCTTTCGCGGAACGTGGCATTGAAGATGGCGTTCAGGTGAACAGTGTTTCTCCGGGCGCAATCATGACGGGACGCCGGCTCGCCATGCTGGAGAAGGCGGCGGCCGCCAGGAAGATCACGCTCGACGATGCCAAGCAGCATTTCCTCAAGCAGGTCGGTATCAGCCGTTTCGGCGAAGCCGGAGAGATCGCGGACGTCATGGCGTTCGCCGTATCGCCGCAGGCACGCTGGATGACCGGCACGGTGCTTCGGATGGACGGCGGCGAGGTGAAATCGGTCTGA
- a CDS encoding alpha/beta fold hydrolase, translating to MAPIQYRTADVDGFRIFYREAGQAGAPKLLLLHGFPSAGHMFRDLIPLLADRFHIVAPDLPGFGQSDMPPRGTFNYTFDNIARTIERLTEVIGFDRFAVYVFDYGAPTGFRLAVRHPERISAIISQNGNAYLEGLSDGWNPIRAYWKEPSEANRKALRAFLTPETTRWQYTHGVSDPTRVSPDGQNLDNFYLARPGADEVQLDLFGDYKSNIAMYPAFQEYFRTHKPPFLAVWGKNDPFFLPPGAEAFKRDNPKAVVRFFDTGHFALETHAREIADSIRDFLK from the coding sequence ATGGCTCCGATTCAATATCGAACAGCCGATGTCGATGGCTTCAGGATTTTCTATCGCGAGGCAGGGCAAGCCGGCGCACCGAAGCTTTTGCTTCTGCACGGCTTCCCGAGTGCGGGTCACATGTTCCGGGACCTGATCCCGCTCTTGGCCGACAGATTTCACATTGTCGCGCCGGACCTGCCGGGATTTGGCCAGTCCGATATGCCGCCGCGAGGGACATTCAATTACACGTTCGACAACATTGCCCGCACGATCGAGCGCTTGACCGAAGTCATCGGCTTCGACCGCTTCGCGGTCTACGTCTTCGACTACGGCGCGCCGACGGGTTTCAGGCTCGCCGTCCGTCATCCTGAACGGATCTCCGCGATCATTTCGCAGAACGGCAACGCGTATCTGGAAGGCTTGAGCGACGGTTGGAATCCGATCCGGGCGTATTGGAAGGAGCCATCCGAGGCAAATCGCAAGGCGCTCCGCGCTTTCCTGACGCCGGAAACCACGCGCTGGCAGTACACCCACGGCGTGTCCGATCCGACGCGCGTGTCGCCAGATGGCCAGAACCTCGACAATTTCTATTTGGCTCGACCCGGGGCGGACGAGGTGCAGCTCGATCTGTTCGGCGACTACAAGAGCAACATCGCGATGTATCCCGCATTCCAGGAGTACTTCCGCACTCACAAGCCGCCGTTTCTGGCGGTGTGGGGCAAGAACGATCCATTCTTCCTGCCGCCGGGCGCCGAGGCGTTCAAGCGCGACAATCCCAAAGCGGTCGTTCGCTTCTTCGACACAGGCCACTTTGCGCTCGAGACGCACGCCCGCGAAATCGCCGACAGCATTCGCGATTTCCTGAAGTGA
- a CDS encoding alpha/beta fold hydrolase: protein MAIKDVSVVLAHGAWADGSSWARVLTALKAEGATVLAAPLPLTSLADDVAALNRSLDRTEGPIVLAGHAYAGAVIALARPARIKALVYVTALAPDQGEKVADVFYRTTPHPQAPKLAPDGNGLIWLPENAFATAFAQNASAEDRAVLAAVQRPISLNCITVPVGRPLWKDVPSWFLVAEHDRMIVPETQRFMAARMKATVKAHDVDHTPSVTAPAVVVDIIRDAIRAVTV from the coding sequence ATGGCAATTAAGGACGTGAGCGTGGTGCTGGCCCATGGCGCCTGGGCGGATGGATCGAGCTGGGCGCGGGTCCTCACCGCTTTGAAGGCGGAAGGGGCGACGGTGTTGGCGGCGCCACTGCCGCTGACGTCTCTGGCCGACGACGTGGCCGCCCTCAACCGCAGCCTGGATCGGACCGAGGGCCCGATCGTGCTGGCGGGACATGCCTACGCCGGCGCGGTCATTGCGCTCGCGCGTCCCGCGCGCATCAAAGCGCTGGTCTACGTCACTGCGCTCGCGCCGGATCAGGGCGAGAAGGTCGCCGATGTGTTCTATCGCACAACGCCCCATCCACAGGCGCCGAAGCTTGCGCCGGACGGCAATGGGTTGATCTGGCTGCCCGAGAATGCCTTCGCGACGGCGTTTGCGCAGAACGCATCCGCCGAAGATCGCGCGGTGCTCGCGGCCGTGCAGCGGCCGATTTCGCTGAACTGCATCACCGTTCCGGTGGGGCGTCCGCTTTGGAAAGACGTCCCGAGCTGGTTTCTGGTTGCCGAGCACGACCGGATGATCGTGCCTGAGACACAGCGCTTTATGGCCGCGCGCATGAAGGCGACGGTGAAGGCGCATGACGTCGATCACACGCCGAGCGTCACCGCGCCCGCGGTGGTCGTCGACATCATCCGCGACGCGATCCGCGCGGTGACTGTTTGA
- a CDS encoding CGNR zinc finger domain-containing protein: protein MEHKPPAIFVADALGLDFLNSVATPVDTPVDWIDSGDSLLEWLAQAKLVPADALDELKARAMPGELDKVADQARALREWFRGFVRKHMGRPLTARALSELAPLNELLERDETFSRILRHRHRDGDRLELQVVRRWRSPESLLLPIGEALAKFVCEEDFTHVKACEGYGCTLMFADHTRRRARRWCSMAICGNRAKQAAHRNRLKNKSLTG, encoded by the coding sequence TTGGAACACAAACCGCCTGCAATCTTCGTGGCCGATGCGCTCGGCCTCGATTTCCTGAACTCCGTCGCGACACCAGTCGACACGCCGGTGGATTGGATCGACAGCGGCGACAGCCTGTTGGAGTGGCTGGCTCAGGCCAAGCTCGTGCCGGCGGATGCACTCGATGAATTGAAGGCACGTGCGATGCCGGGAGAGTTGGACAAGGTGGCGGATCAGGCACGCGCCCTGCGCGAGTGGTTCCGTGGCTTTGTCCGTAAGCATATGGGCCGGCCGCTCACCGCCAGGGCCCTCAGCGAACTCGCCCCCCTGAACGAGCTCCTGGAGCGCGACGAGACGTTCAGCCGGATATTGCGGCATCGGCACCGCGATGGCGATCGCCTCGAACTGCAGGTCGTGCGGCGCTGGCGATCACCGGAGTCCCTGCTGCTGCCGATCGGCGAAGCGCTGGCGAAATTCGTCTGCGAAGAAGACTTCACCCACGTCAAAGCGTGCGAGGGATATGGCTGCACGCTGATGTTCGCGGACCATACGCGGCGGCGGGCGCGGCGATGGTGCAGCATGGCGATCTGCGGCAATCGCGCGAAGCAGGCCGCGCACCGCAACCGACTGAAAAATAAATCGCTGACAGGCTGA